One genomic window of Candidatus Neomarinimicrobiota bacterium includes the following:
- a CDS encoding cupredoxin domain-containing protein translates to MIGLLANLILIFTALFLVAYGIWQIFLTPRTPVKASLGKDGVQRVSLEVNNGYHPAVIEAQSDHPLNMRFYRIENSPCSEEIVLRDFGIWERLPAYTTTSVEILPFQPGEYTFGCGNNVLEGKLIIR, encoded by the coding sequence ATGATTGGTTTGCTGGCAAATCTCATCCTGATATTTACCGCTCTTTTTCTGGTAGCCTACGGGATCTGGCAAATATTCCTTACGCCCCGAACCCCGGTAAAAGCATCGCTGGGAAAAGATGGGGTTCAACGGGTGAGTCTTGAGGTGAACAACGGCTATCATCCGGCGGTTATCGAGGCGCAGTCGGATCATCCTTTGAATATGCGGTTCTATCGAATCGAGAACTCACCATGCAGCGAGGAAATCGTGCTGCGGGATTTTGGAATTTGGGAACGGCTTCCGGCGTACACAACCACGTCGGTGGAAATTCTCCCGTTTCAGCCCGGAGAATACACCTTTGGCTGCGGCAACAATGTATTAGAGGGAAAATTGATAATTCGGTAA